The window ATCTCCATGAGCCTCTCGGCCTCCGTCCCCCTGGGGCTGCTCTACGCCCCCAAAGTCTACGTCATCCTCCTGCACCCTGAGCGCAACCAGGCCCGGACACGCCCCGACCCCGCCCCATAGTGCCACCACGCCCTCAGGGCGTGGCAGGGTGGGGCCAacagccccctgccccgccccctgTTGTAATACAGTTGGGATGCAAACAGATGTCTGGGTCccgctttttttgggggggggggttgtttccAGCTGACACAAAAGGAAAGGAGCAAACTGGGGGTGCAACAAGTTTATTGGGGGGGTTGGGCCCCCCCTTTCTCAGTGGGGCTCAGATACggaggaggtgggtttttttggggggggtgtcacttGGGGGtccccaccagcagctccagccactCTGTCAGCGTCGGGGAGGCCGAGGGCGGCTGGGGGAGGGGCAGAGAGAAAAGGGGGGAGCATTGGGGGGAAGGTTGACACCCAAgtatccccccaaaacccccccaggacccccaagtgCCCCCTCCAGGATCCCAaaacccccccaggacccccaagtgccccccccctccaatcCCCAATGCCCCCaggaccccaaaaccccacccagggccccccaactgccccccccaggaccccacccCCAGAGGCCCTCCCCTAAAAttatcccccacccccccacctcactCACAGAAATAGCAGGGACCCccgcgggggggggcaggaggcgaaccccccccccacgcccagGATAACCCGCTTCCAATTCCAAAGTCCAGACGGTTTCAGAACCCCGAGGACCCCCCAGCACCCGCAGCCGTCCCAGTTCCGGCTCCCAGTCCAGGGCAAACCTGtatttttaagggggggggggacgggacggggacacggAATTAAAGGGGGGGTcgttttccccctcctccccccccccccccaattccgcCCTCCCCCCGGCCTCACCTGCGCTGGAGCTGTTCCACTTCGGCCCATAGGGGGCGCCCTTCCCAGCAGCgcccctgcagctccagcagccccgggcccagcggggggggcaggggagggggtggggtctggggagggaggagggcggcGATTGGTTGAGAAGTTGGGGGAGGGGGCGTGGCACCCCCATGGGCACACCCCCATCCCGGACGCCTAAGTAACAGCCCCAGATCCCCAAGTCTGCTCTAAGACCCCCAagtgtgcccccccccctcagtccaccaaatccccccccccgcccccgagtgCCCACCCAAACCCCCCATCCCCCCACATCCCCTCTcagccccccccatcccccaaatcccctccaggacccccaagtgccccccccaaatcccctctctgccccccaatcccctccacagccccccaagtccccccctccccccccaatcaCCAGGAAGCGGAGGCCCCCCCCAGCGCTGCGGCACAGGCGAAGGGTTGGGAAGTTTtcggggagccccggggggggccccAACTCCAGCTCCACCTCCTggcaccccggggtggggggtgggggcagcacCCGGACCCCCGACAGCGTCTGGTAGAGGCGACACCCAGCAcccgccctgcccccccccccccaacacgtGGGTCCCTTGCTCGGGGCCCCCACCCCTCCTGAGTGCCCCCCAAAATCCTGGGTGCTCCCTAaagccccccccctcctcctggGTCCCCCCAAACTCTTGGGACCCTCCCtaaacccccccctcccccctcctggGTGCTCCccaagcccccctcccccccccaaaaccccatcccCCCTCCTGGGTGCCCCCTcgacaaccccctcccccccctcctggGTCCCCCCCAAACTCTTGGGttgcccccaaacccccccccggGTGCCCCCAAactcttacccccccccccaacccacccctcctccctcctggctgctcctcaagcccccccctcccccgggtgCCCCCTGAACCCCCTTTCCagtcctccccgcccccccgcggTTTCCCCGCCCCCCCGCGGTTTCCCCGCCCCTCGTGCtgtccccgcccctccccgcgcTGTCCCCGCCCCCTCACCTCTGGACCGCCCCCTCCTGGCGCcgcagcgccccctgccggctcagctgctcccgccgccgctcctccACCCGCTGCCGCAGCTGCACCCAAAGGGGGGGGGCACGCATATTTTGGGAGGGGAGCACCCATATTTTGGGGGTGGGGACGGACTCACACCCCCGCCCCACGAGAGGGGACACCCAGAcgggtgaggggggggggtctcacctgCTCCCGTCGCCCCACGGCCTCACGCACCTTTGCCTCAAGCTCCTCCTtctgtgggggggtgggggggggcagcacccgtgtgagacccccagcacccacagccccccccccctcagcaccCCTATCgtcccctatagaccccccaTTTACCCCTCCAGCACCCATACAACCCACCTCAGCACCCATATTtagccccccagaccccccacttgcccccccagcacccacataTACCCCCCCAAGCTCCCATATCTCCCCCTACAGCCCCCCCATtgtcccccccccaacacccataATCCTCCCCAGCACCtatagccccccccagcccccacacttgccccccagcccccataggacaccccccccaaacccataCCTGGCGCAGGCGGGTATCCAGGACCCCTCGCAGTCGCGGGACCAGGGTGCGACCCCTCCCCAGTTGAGCGAGGGTGGGGGGCAGGGCCCCCCCCAGggccgccaccgcccccccgTACCCCTCCTTCAGCTCCTGCCAGCGCCTTCGCGCCTGTGCCCCCGCCTCGCCTGCAGGGGG is drawn from Accipiter gentilis chromosome 38, bAccGen1.1, whole genome shotgun sequence and contains these coding sequences:
- the LOC126035173 gene encoding TMF-regulated nuclear protein 1-like; the protein is MAPVSAPQPPYLFTPKCPDTRRKQKLLLTQLRVLRLLLGVIENPGPPSAPPPPPPLICPPSTHKTPPPKLLGEAGAQARRRWQELKEGYGGAVAALGGALPPTLAQLGRGRTLVPRLRGVLDTRLRQKEELEAKVREAVGRREQLRQRVEERRREQLSRQGALRRQEGAVQRAGAGCRLYQTLSGVRVLPPPPTPGCQEVELELGPPPGLPENFPTLRLCRSAGGGLRFLTPPPPLPPPLGPGLLELQGRCWEGRPLWAEVEQLQRRFALDWEPELGRLRVLGGPRGSETVWTLELEAGYPGRGGGVRLLPPPAGVPAISPPSASPTLTEWLELLVGTPK